In Gemmatimonadales bacterium, a genomic segment contains:
- a CDS encoding PorV/PorQ family protein — MMKRTAPGWLFALGALGWLPAGAAAQAQPGNSNDNTGFGTTSAEFLLLGAGARGTALGGAFSSIATDVSSLYYNPAGAALMERPGLMIGTFDYVADTRYSWGGVGFPFSGGSRTIGVQLGTFGFKDQPVYTEDQPDGTGSTYSVSETFVGLTLAQQFSDRFSAGITGKYINDKLGTVSGNAFAVDFGTNFHATLSNHPIKFSFVLANLGSNLSYEGTGVQPATGVPRSPIDDPEGDVPTLPDPANLRTKDFGLPTTFRVGLAYDVLSGDNSHLTVLGDFNQPNSNTPGFVVGSEWMSEKLGGSNFGFALRGSYSYTGANNIEPSAASPTALSDEENLQGLAFGGGLMYGNGGGFSLGLDYAYKYLGVLGPTNFFSFTLGW; from the coding sequence ATGATGAAGCGCACCGCACCAGGTTGGCTCTTCGCGCTCGGAGCACTCGGCTGGTTGCCGGCCGGCGCCGCCGCGCAGGCACAGCCGGGTAACAGCAACGACAATACCGGATTCGGGACCACGTCGGCGGAATTCCTGCTCCTCGGCGCCGGCGCACGCGGGACGGCGCTGGGCGGAGCCTTTTCCTCCATCGCGACCGACGTCAGCTCGCTGTATTACAACCCGGCCGGCGCCGCGCTGATGGAACGGCCGGGTCTGATGATCGGCACCTTCGATTACGTGGCGGATACCCGCTATTCCTGGGGAGGGGTCGGATTCCCCTTCTCCGGCGGGAGCCGGACCATCGGCGTCCAGCTGGGCACCTTCGGCTTCAAGGACCAGCCGGTATACACCGAAGATCAGCCGGATGGCACCGGAAGCACCTACTCGGTCAGCGAGACCTTCGTCGGCCTGACGCTGGCCCAGCAGTTCTCCGATCGATTCTCCGCAGGTATTACCGGGAAGTACATCAACGACAAGCTCGGCACCGTCAGCGGCAATGCCTTCGCGGTCGACTTCGGCACCAACTTCCACGCCACCCTCAGCAACCATCCCATCAAGTTCTCCTTCGTCCTGGCGAACCTGGGATCCAACCTGTCCTACGAGGGTACCGGCGTGCAGCCGGCCACGGGCGTGCCGCGCAGCCCGATCGACGATCCGGAAGGCGACGTACCCACGCTCCCGGACCCGGCCAACCTCCGGACCAAGGATTTCGGCTTGCCCACCACCTTCCGAGTCGGTCTGGCGTACGACGTGCTTTCGGGAGACAACAGCCATCTGACCGTACTGGGTGACTTCAACCAGCCCAACAGCAATACGCCGGGCTTCGTGGTCGGGAGCGAGTGGATGTCGGAGAAGCTGGGCGGCTCCAACTTCGGCTTCGCTCTCCGCGGCAGCTACAGTTATACCGGTGCCAACAACATCGAGCCCAGCGCGGCGTCTCCGACAGCGCTGAGCGACGAAGAGAATCTGCAGGGACTCGCCTTCGGTGGCGGTCTCATGTACGGGAATGGCGGAGGGTTCAGCCTGGGCCTGGACTACGCATACAAGTACCTCGGCGTGCTGGGGCCGACCAACTTCTTCAGCTTCACGCTGGGGTGGTAG